A stretch of DNA from Bacillota bacterium:
GAGCCGGGAGCTTGGAACTTACCTCTGTATAAAATGTTCGCGGACCCTTTTAATACCGCCGGGCTGGTCATTGACCCCAACATGCATAACGGTTTTACCTTTGAAGTACGTGACATGATTAAAAACCGTAAAGTAACCTTTTCCTGTCCGGAAGACATTTATGACATGCTTGTCTTTATTGGTGCACCTGGCAGGTTCTGTATCAAGCGGGTCTTTCACCGGGACACCGGTAATATTTGTGCATCCAGCAGCACACAGCGCCTCAACCTAATGGCAGGCCGCTATGTGGGCAAGGATGACCCGGTGTTGATCGTACGGTGTCAAAGTGGATTCCCTGCTTTAGGGGAAGTCCTGGAGCCTTTTGCCAACCCTCACCTGGTATCCGGGTGGATGAGGGGCTCACATTCGGGACCGCTGATGCCTGTTGGAACAAACCAGTGTAACCCAACCCGGTTTGACGGTCCCCCACGGGTAATAGCTCTGGGCTTCCAACTGGCAGACGGCAAACTTCATGGCCCCCAGGATTTCTTTGCTGATATATCCTTTGATAAGTCCAGAGAAACAGCAAACGAAATTGCTAACTACTTACGCGGCCTAGGCCCGTTTGAACCGCACCGCTTGCATCTGGATGAGATGGAATACACTACCATGCCGCAAGTTTCTGAAAAGCTTAAGTCCAGGTTTATAGACCTTCGCAAGTCAAGTAGTTAAAAAGCAGTAAAAGGCAAAGGGCGTGGCAATACTTTTCCCCTTTGCCTTTTCAGTTATACAGACAAAAACATTACTTTAAAATTCTATCTTCTTCTAAGTCCATAACATTTGCCTCGGCAAATGTGGCCATTTCGTTCAGTATCCTGCACCCGGCATCCACCAGGTTCATACTTAGCACCGCGCCGGTACCTTCACCCAGGCGCATATTCATGTGCAGCATGGGTTTTAGGCCCAGGTATTCCAGCATCAGTTTATGTCCCGACTCAGCGGAGAGGTGCGATGCTATCATGTATTCCTTACACTCCGGCTTTATAGCTGCAGCTACCACACCGGCCGCGGTGGAAATAAAGCCGTCAATGATTACAGGCACCCGGCTGGCAGCAGCACCCAGAATAACACCTGTCAAACCTGCTATTTCCAATCCTCCAATTTTAGATAGCACATCCAGGCCGTCGGCGGA
This window harbors:
- a CDS encoding fructose 1,6-bisphosphatase, with translation MGKKITLSVIKADIGGFVGHSSVHPDVLEKARGMISGNSLLIDSYVTHVGDDINLVMTHEHGRNNGEIHQLAWDTFLACTEMAKRLKLYGAGQDLLSDAFSGNIKGMGPGVAEMEIEERKSEPVVIFMADKTEPGAWNLPLYKMFADPFNTAGLVIDPNMHNGFTFEVRDMIKNRKVTFSCPEDIYDMLVFIGAPGRFCIKRVFHRDTGNICASSSTQRLNLMAGRYVGKDDPVLIVRCQSGFPALGEVLEPFANPHLVSGWMRGSHSGPLMPVGTNQCNPTRFDGPPRVIALGFQLADGKLHGPQDFFADISFDKSRETANEIANYLRGLGPFEPHRLHLDEMEYTTMPQVSEKLKSRFIDLRKSSS